From Rhodopseudomonas palustris, a single genomic window includes:
- a CDS encoding alpha/beta hydrolase family protein, translating to MLCVAQSDGVTFSECVAAAGRIRSSGGPGWRRTWDDLARSHLHRAEQARRSGNHAKAQKSWLHAANYFMAAAIESCPDGAEPTLGFLARTCLHHYLENLDPRGERVTIPWLEHRSLEGVYLPIAARGGVPAPVVVCIAETRRTKEELLSLVLRSARERGMALLCVGLPGSGDDQSLGRIRAETGIAAILDYLIDTRGVDPARIAVIGDGSPSSVVACGVALDGRAAAAVCDGGLWDLWEARQTGARGAALGMMHGCARAPAVACPLLVPLLAGDGIEPAHARDLLAEHHPGNRDILLKVFGENGNAPWSVGGYDPILVADFVFDWLAGRLAADCAEAGIRRLGSRL from the coding sequence TTGCTGTGCGTCGCGCAGAGCGACGGCGTCACCTTTTCCGAATGTGTAGCGGCGGCGGGTCGGATCCGCTCCAGCGGCGGGCCTGGCTGGCGGCGCACTTGGGACGACCTGGCACGATCGCACCTGCACCGCGCCGAGCAGGCGCGCCGATCCGGCAATCACGCCAAGGCTCAGAAGAGCTGGCTGCACGCGGCGAACTACTTCATGGCCGCGGCGATCGAAAGCTGTCCCGACGGCGCAGAGCCGACGCTGGGTTTTCTGGCGCGCACCTGCCTTCACCACTATCTGGAGAATCTGGACCCGCGGGGCGAGAGGGTCACGATCCCGTGGCTCGAGCATCGTTCGCTCGAAGGGGTCTACCTGCCGATCGCGGCGCGCGGCGGCGTCCCAGCGCCGGTGGTGGTGTGCATTGCCGAAACCCGGCGTACCAAGGAGGAGCTTCTCTCGCTGGTGCTGCGCTCCGCCCGCGAGCGCGGAATGGCCCTGCTGTGCGTCGGCTTGCCCGGCTCGGGCGACGATCAGTCGCTGGGCCGAATCCGGGCGGAGACGGGAATCGCCGCGATCCTCGACTACTTGATCGACACCCGCGGCGTCGATCCGGCGCGGATCGCCGTCATTGGTGACGGCAGCCCGTCCTCGGTGGTCGCCTGCGGCGTTGCGCTCGACGGCCGGGCCGCAGCCGCCGTCTGTGATGGCGGGCTGTGGGATCTTTGGGAAGCGCGGCAGACCGGCGCTCGTGGCGCCGCGCTCGGTATGATGCACGGTTGTGCCCGCGCGCCGGCGGTCGCCTGTCCGCTGCTGGTGCCGCTGCTGGCGGGCGACGGCATCGAGCCGGCCCACGCCCGCGACCTGTTGGCCGAGCACCATCCGGGCAACCGGGACATTCTGCTGAAGGTGTTCGGCGAAAACGGCAACGCGCCCTGGAGCGTCGGCGGCTACGACCCGATCCTGGTGGCGGACTTCGTGTTCGACTGGCTCGCCGGGCGCCTCGCGGCCGACTGCGCGGAAGCCGGCATTCGCCGCCTCGGCTCGCGGCTATAG
- a CDS encoding MarR family winged helix-turn-helix transcriptional regulator has protein sequence MQTKSKAESRTSRNLAIDPDIARRFAATVASVAVFLDDIRQFRAKAMGISGPQFALLMAVMDLEQGDGVSVRHVAKAVHVDPSFITTQSKLLEKKGLIRRQVDDHDARVVKLSLSDKAYKQIAGLAHDERDLNSFIYEQIGGDGLERLTSQLADLKARLEKATVKLASGL, from the coding sequence ATGCAGACGAAGAGCAAAGCCGAAAGCCGCACGTCGCGGAATTTGGCGATCGATCCCGATATCGCCAGGCGGTTCGCGGCGACTGTGGCCAGCGTTGCGGTCTTTCTGGACGACATCAGGCAGTTCAGGGCGAAGGCGATGGGCATCAGCGGACCGCAGTTCGCGCTGTTGATGGCGGTGATGGATCTCGAGCAGGGTGACGGCGTCTCGGTTCGGCACGTCGCCAAGGCGGTTCACGTCGATCCCTCGTTCATCACCACGCAGTCGAAGCTACTGGAGAAGAAGGGGCTGATCCGACGGCAGGTCGACGACCACGACGCACGGGTGGTGAAGCTCTCGCTGTCCGACAAGGCCTACAAGCAGATCGCAGGCCTGGCGCACGATGAGCGGGATCTGAACAGCTTCATCTACGAACAGATCGGCGGCGACGGTCTCGAGCGTTTGACTTCGCAGCTTGCCGATCTGAAGGCGCGGCTCGAAAAGGCGACCGTCAAGCTCGCCAGCGGCCTATAG
- a CDS encoding porin, with translation MNIIKQLALGTAAAVIAVGGAQAADLPLKAKAVEYVKVCSIYGAGFYYIPGTDTCIKLGGYLRADVTIGGGGGYNMPAWNGNSGQKNRLTNDYIFRSRQDINIDTRTATEYGVVRTFFDATFNWTTGSDTIANGSLGVYYAFIQFAGFTFGKAVSQFDTPWTGYPGNNTSFLLGGYDDVTGINQVSYTAEFGNGVSASISLEDQSSYLQSALYNTSGASTFLAYGTNSYAGTSIPDIVGKIRVDQAWGLFQVSAAAHQVRASYYNQALETSGHPSDTWGYAVQGALSLKNLPTGPGDSINITATYSNGATRYVLGGVSPNSFGIYGNNSVPGTYQSVAFGVAADGVFAGTNNLNGTGIEKTSAWGVRGAFNHNWNPNWSTSLFGAYTKLDYNGTATALICTGLGANVAGFTCNPDFAIAQVGTVTRWTPVKGLTLSGEVMYTYLDQASSGILPLTAAGTKPAAFYEFKDQGVWSGNLRVQRNF, from the coding sequence ATGAACATCATCAAGCAACTGGCACTGGGAACGGCTGCGGCGGTGATCGCCGTCGGCGGCGCCCAGGCCGCTGACCTGCCGTTGAAGGCGAAAGCCGTCGAATACGTGAAGGTCTGCTCGATCTACGGCGCCGGCTTCTACTACATCCCGGGCACCGACACCTGCATCAAGCTCGGCGGCTATCTGCGCGCCGACGTGACGATCGGTGGCGGCGGCGGCTATAACATGCCGGCGTGGAACGGCAATTCCGGCCAGAAGAACCGGCTTACCAACGACTACATCTTCCGGTCTCGCCAGGACATCAACATCGATACCCGCACCGCGACCGAGTACGGCGTGGTCCGCACCTTCTTCGATGCGACCTTCAACTGGACCACCGGCAGCGATACGATCGCCAACGGTTCGCTCGGCGTGTACTACGCGTTCATCCAGTTCGCCGGCTTCACCTTCGGTAAGGCGGTGTCGCAGTTCGATACGCCGTGGACCGGCTATCCGGGCAACAACACCTCGTTCCTGCTCGGCGGCTACGACGACGTCACCGGCATCAACCAGGTTTCGTACACCGCGGAATTCGGCAACGGCGTGTCGGCCTCGATCTCGCTGGAAGATCAGTCGTCCTACCTGCAGTCGGCGCTGTACAACACCTCCGGCGCCTCGACCTTCCTGGCCTACGGCACCAACTCCTACGCCGGCACCTCGATCCCCGACATCGTCGGCAAGATCCGCGTCGATCAGGCCTGGGGTCTGTTCCAGGTTTCGGCCGCCGCGCATCAGGTTCGCGCCAGCTACTACAACCAGGCTCTCGAGACCTCGGGTCATCCGAGCGACACTTGGGGCTACGCGGTCCAGGGCGCTCTGTCGCTCAAGAACCTGCCGACCGGCCCCGGCGACAGCATCAACATCACGGCGACCTACTCGAACGGCGCGACTCGTTACGTGCTCGGCGGCGTGAGCCCGAACTCGTTCGGAATCTACGGCAACAACTCGGTGCCGGGCACCTACCAGAGCGTCGCGTTCGGCGTTGCGGCCGACGGCGTGTTCGCCGGCACCAACAACCTGAACGGCACCGGCATCGAGAAGACCTCTGCGTGGGGCGTCCGTGGTGCGTTCAACCACAACTGGAACCCGAACTGGTCGACCTCGCTGTTCGGCGCCTACACCAAGCTCGACTACAACGGCACTGCGACCGCTCTGATCTGCACAGGTCTCGGCGCCAATGTGGCCGGCTTCACCTGCAACCCGGACTTCGCGATCGCGCAGGTCGGTACCGTCACCCGATGGACTCCGGTCAAGGGTCTGACCCTGTCGGGCGAAGTGATGTACACCTATCTCGATCAGGCGTCCTCGGGCATCCTGCCGCTGACCGCCGCCGGAACCAAGCCGGCCGCGTTCTACGAGTTCAAGGACCAGGGCGTCTGGAGCGGCAACCTCCGCGTTCAGCGCAACTTCTGA
- a CDS encoding acetyl-CoA hydrolase/transferase family protein, protein MVNADRILAPSLRSKVMTATDAAALIPSGAHVGMSGFTGAGYPKLLPLALAERINAHHARGQKFKVSVWTGASTAPELDGALAKVDGIEMRLPYQSDPTCRKRINAGRMEYIDIHLSHVAQHAWFGFLGKLDIAVVEVAGIREDGSLIPSSSIGNNKTWLDLADKVILEVNAWQDIRLEGMHDVYYGTQLPPNRKPIPILASGDRIGEQYLRCDPAKIVAIVETNLPDRNSAFSPPDDTSQAIAGHILDFLGHEVKKGRLPHNLLPLQSGVGNVANAVMAGLEDGPFDNLTAYTEVLQDGMLHLLRKGKLTHASATALSLSPDGYDEFLRNLDFYRERIVLRQQEISNHPEVIRRLGVIAMNGMIEADIYGNVNSTHVMGTSIMNGIGGSGDFARNSYLSFFMTPSAAKGGKISCIVPMASHVDHTEHDVQVIVTEQGLADLRGLSPKQRAKVIIENCAHPTFRPALKEYFKRALEYSPGLHTPHILDEALTFLPNWMANKAAREAWRDDAVVQADAWR, encoded by the coding sequence ATGGTCAACGCCGACCGCATCCTTGCTCCCTCCCTCCGTTCCAAGGTCATGACCGCAACCGACGCTGCCGCGCTGATTCCGTCCGGCGCGCATGTCGGCATGAGCGGCTTCACCGGCGCCGGCTATCCCAAGCTGCTGCCGCTGGCGCTTGCCGAGCGCATCAATGCGCATCACGCGCGCGGACAGAAGTTCAAGGTCAGCGTCTGGACCGGTGCCTCGACGGCGCCCGAGCTCGATGGTGCGCTCGCCAAGGTCGACGGCATCGAGATGCGGCTGCCGTATCAATCCGATCCGACCTGCCGCAAGCGCATCAATGCCGGGCGGATGGAGTACATCGACATCCATCTGTCGCACGTCGCGCAGCACGCCTGGTTCGGCTTCCTCGGCAAGCTCGACATCGCGGTGGTCGAGGTCGCCGGCATCCGCGAGGACGGCAGCCTGATCCCGTCATCGTCGATCGGAAACAACAAGACCTGGCTCGACCTCGCCGACAAGGTGATCCTCGAAGTCAACGCCTGGCAGGATATCCGCCTCGAAGGCATGCACGACGTGTACTACGGCACTCAATTGCCGCCGAACCGCAAGCCGATCCCGATCCTCGCGTCCGGCGACCGGATCGGCGAACAGTATCTGCGCTGCGATCCGGCCAAAATCGTCGCCATCGTCGAGACCAACCTGCCCGACCGCAACTCGGCGTTCTCGCCGCCAGACGACACCTCGCAGGCGATCGCCGGGCACATCCTGGATTTTCTCGGCCACGAGGTAAAGAAGGGCCGGCTGCCGCACAATCTGCTGCCGCTGCAATCGGGCGTCGGCAACGTCGCCAATGCGGTGATGGCCGGCCTCGAAGACGGCCCGTTCGACAACCTCACCGCCTACACCGAAGTGCTGCAGGACGGCATGCTTCACCTGTTGCGCAAGGGCAAGCTGACCCATGCGTCGGCGACCGCACTGTCGCTGTCGCCGGACGGTTACGACGAATTCCTGCGTAATCTCGACTTCTACCGCGAGCGCATCGTGCTGCGACAGCAGGAGATTTCCAACCACCCGGAAGTGATCCGGCGGCTCGGCGTGATCGCGATGAACGGCATGATCGAGGCCGACATCTACGGCAACGTCAACTCGACCCACGTGATGGGCACCAGCATCATGAACGGCATCGGCGGCTCCGGCGACTTCGCCCGCAACAGCTATCTGTCGTTCTTCATGACGCCGTCGGCGGCGAAGGGCGGAAAGATCTCCTGCATCGTGCCGATGGCCTCGCATGTCGACCATACAGAGCACGACGTCCAGGTGATCGTGACCGAGCAGGGCCTCGCCGATCTGCGCGGCCTGTCGCCGAAGCAGCGCGCCAAGGTGATCATCGAGAACTGCGCGCATCCGACCTTCCGGCCGGCGCTGAAGGAATACTTCAAGCGCGCGCTGGAATATTCGCCGGGCCTGCACACCCCGCATATTCTCGACGAAGCGCTGACCTTCCTGCCGAACTGGATGGCCAACAAGGCTGCGCGCGAAGCCTGGCGCGACGATGCGGTGGTGCAGGCCGACGCCTGGCGGTGA
- a CDS encoding acyltransferase family protein: protein MTANGTHVPRMHAGRVDWVDYAKGICIIMVVMMHSVLGVEAAAGQISFMHYVVEFARPFRMPDFFLISGLFLAVVIDRDWRTYLDRKVVHFAYFYVLWVTIQFAFKAPSFAAEIGWAGVAKLYALSFIDPFGTLWFIYLLPIFFVVTKLTRRVPSLLVWGIAAVLESLHISTGWMVPDEFCSKFFYFYTGYLFARQVFALSDAARGRPVLALAGLASWAVINAAVVFLGWADLPLVSLLLGLAGACAIITAGTLLAEKRWLDGVRFCGEHSIVIYLAFFLPMAISRTLLLKFAPFLDLGVIAILVNVAGVIGALIVWKLAMKSGATFLFERPDAFWIAPRKKAARLQPAE from the coding sequence ATGACGGCGAACGGCACACACGTTCCGCGTATGCACGCCGGCCGGGTCGATTGGGTCGACTACGCCAAGGGCATCTGCATCATCATGGTGGTGATGATGCATTCGGTGCTCGGCGTCGAGGCCGCCGCCGGCCAGATCAGTTTCATGCACTACGTGGTCGAGTTCGCTCGGCCGTTCCGAATGCCCGACTTTTTTCTGATCTCCGGCCTGTTCCTGGCGGTGGTGATCGACCGTGATTGGCGCACCTATCTCGACCGCAAGGTGGTGCATTTCGCCTACTTCTATGTGCTGTGGGTGACGATCCAATTCGCCTTCAAGGCGCCTAGCTTCGCGGCCGAGATCGGCTGGGCGGGGGTCGCCAAACTGTACGCGCTGTCGTTCATCGATCCGTTCGGCACGCTGTGGTTCATCTATCTTTTGCCGATCTTCTTCGTCGTCACCAAGCTGACAAGGCGCGTCCCGTCGCTGCTGGTCTGGGGCATCGCGGCGGTTTTAGAGTCGCTGCACATCTCCACCGGCTGGATGGTGCCCGACGAGTTCTGCAGCAAGTTCTTCTATTTCTATACCGGCTATCTGTTCGCCCGGCAGGTGTTCGCGCTGTCGGACGCGGCGCGCGGGCGGCCGGTGCTGGCACTGGCCGGGCTGGCGTCGTGGGCGGTGATCAACGCCGCGGTCGTATTCCTCGGATGGGCGGACCTGCCGTTGGTGTCGCTGCTGCTCGGGCTCGCCGGTGCCTGCGCCATCATCACGGCGGGCACTCTGCTGGCGGAGAAGCGCTGGCTCGACGGCGTGCGGTTCTGCGGCGAGCATTCGATCGTGATCTATCTGGCGTTCTTTCTGCCGATGGCGATCAGCCGCACGCTGCTGCTGAAGTTCGCACCGTTCCTGGACCTCGGCGTGATCGCGATCCTGGTCAATGTCGCCGGGGTGATCGGCGCGCTGATCGTCTGGAAACTGGCGATGAAGAGCGGCGCGACGTTCCTGTTCGAACGCCCCGACGCGTTCTGGATCGCCCCGCGCAAGAAGGCCGCGCGGCTGCAGCCGGCGGAGTGA
- the hrpB gene encoding ATP-dependent helicase HrpB, whose protein sequence is MTRTFDIPLPIDDALDDLSGALEASNTAVLVAPPGAGKTTRVPLALLDAPWLKDQKIIVLEPRRIAARASAERMARTLGENAGETVGYRVRFGSKVSRTTRIEVVTEGIFTRQILDDPELTGIGAVLFDEFHERSLDADLGLALARDAQQGLREDLRILVMSATIDGARVARLLGDAPVVESLGRAFPVETRYLGRKADAPLERQMAEAIAQALRGEPGSVLAFLPGAAEIRRTETMLAERVQDRSVEIVPLFGALDAAVQDRAIQPAAKGKRKVVLATSIAETSLTIEGVRIVVDCGLSRVPRYEPDLGLTRLETVRASRAAVDQRRGRAGRIEPGVCYRLWDEPQTASLPPYTQPEILSADLSSLLLDLAQWGVADPSSLAFLDPPPQPALKEARELLGELGALDPDGRITDEGRSLRAMALPPRLARMIVDAARHGCADDAAEIAAILTERGLGGDSADLDARRDNFRRDRSQRAMSARQMTERWARQADNRGTPSPASPQNAAPSSPSPLAGEGRGGGATGTAAIRSTPTPDPSPQGGGELSTGVLLAFAFPDRVAKNRGNGSFTLANGRGAAIEQTSGLARAPYLAVGELTGTAAQGRILLAAPITLSEIELHFGDQITDADEVSFDRSAMTLRARRRRALHAITLSEAPLALAPSEGTARVLADGLIAAGLDRLPWSKQLQQWRGRVMFLRKAEGEPWPDLSDAALADTREDWLVPALFDKTGLKDFSASDLSDALMNLLPWDLRVRLEREAPTHFEAPTGSKLPIDYEAEQGPTIAVRLQELFGLTIHPSVAGGAVPLVLELLSPAHRPVQVTRDLPGFWRGSYAGVRTDLRGRYPRHPWPEDPASAPPTRRAKPKGT, encoded by the coding sequence TTGACCCGCACTTTCGACATTCCGCTTCCGATCGATGACGCGCTGGACGATCTCTCCGGCGCGCTCGAGGCGAGTAATACTGCGGTGCTGGTGGCGCCGCCCGGCGCCGGCAAGACCACCCGCGTGCCGCTGGCGCTGCTCGACGCCCCGTGGCTGAAGGACCAAAAGATCATCGTGCTGGAGCCGCGGCGGATCGCCGCCCGCGCCAGCGCGGAGCGGATGGCCAGGACGCTGGGTGAGAACGCCGGCGAGACGGTCGGCTACCGGGTCCGGTTCGGCTCCAAGGTGTCGCGTACGACCCGGATCGAGGTCGTCACCGAAGGCATCTTCACCCGCCAGATTCTCGACGATCCGGAACTGACCGGCATCGGCGCGGTGCTGTTCGACGAGTTTCATGAACGTTCGCTCGACGCCGATCTGGGCCTTGCACTGGCCCGCGACGCCCAGCAGGGCCTGCGCGAAGACCTGCGCATTCTGGTGATGTCGGCAACCATCGACGGCGCCCGCGTCGCCCGGTTGCTCGGCGATGCGCCGGTGGTCGAAAGTCTCGGCCGGGCATTTCCGGTCGAAACCCGCTATCTCGGCCGGAAGGCCGATGCGCCGCTGGAGCGGCAAATGGCCGAGGCGATCGCACAGGCACTGCGTGGCGAGCCCGGTTCGGTGCTGGCGTTTCTGCCCGGCGCAGCCGAGATCCGCCGCACCGAGACGATGCTGGCCGAGCGGGTGCAGGACCGTTCGGTCGAGATCGTACCGCTGTTCGGCGCGCTCGACGCCGCGGTTCAGGATCGCGCCATCCAGCCGGCAGCCAAGGGCAAGCGCAAGGTGGTACTGGCGACGTCGATCGCCGAAACGTCGCTGACCATAGAAGGCGTCCGCATCGTGGTCGATTGCGGGCTATCGCGGGTGCCGCGCTACGAGCCGGATCTCGGCCTGACCCGGCTTGAGACGGTGCGGGCATCACGCGCCGCCGTCGACCAGCGCCGCGGCCGTGCCGGCCGCATCGAACCCGGCGTCTGCTACCGGCTGTGGGACGAGCCGCAGACCGCATCGCTGCCGCCCTATACGCAGCCGGAGATCCTGTCCGCCGATCTGTCGTCACTGCTGCTCGATCTCGCCCAATGGGGCGTCGCCGATCCGTCGTCACTGGCCTTCCTCGATCCGCCGCCGCAGCCGGCGCTGAAGGAAGCCCGCGAGCTGCTCGGCGAGCTCGGCGCGCTCGACCCGGACGGGCGCATCACCGACGAGGGCCGCAGCCTGCGGGCGATGGCGCTACCGCCGCGGCTGGCGCGAATGATCGTCGATGCCGCCCGCCACGGCTGCGCCGACGACGCTGCCGAAATCGCCGCGATCCTGACCGAACGCGGGCTCGGCGGCGACAGCGCCGACCTCGACGCCCGCCGCGACAATTTCCGCCGCGACCGCTCGCAGCGCGCGATGAGCGCGCGGCAGATGACGGAGCGATGGGCGCGGCAGGCGGACAATCGCGGCACGCCTTCACCCGCTTCGCCGCAAAACGCAGCCCCGTCTTCTCCCTCCCCCCTTGCGGGGGAGGGTCGGGGTGGGGGGGCAACGGGCACGGCTGCGATTCGGAGCACCCCCACCCCCGACCCCTCCCCGCAAGGGGGAGGGGAGCTAAGTACCGGCGTCCTCCTCGCTTTCGCCTTCCCCGATCGCGTCGCCAAGAACCGCGGCAATGGCAGCTTCACGCTCGCCAACGGCCGCGGCGCCGCGATCGAGCAGACCTCTGGGCTGGCGCGTGCGCCGTATCTGGCGGTCGGCGAACTCACCGGTACTGCGGCGCAGGGACGGATTCTGCTGGCTGCGCCGATCACGCTTTCCGAGATCGAGCTGCATTTCGGCGATCAGATCACCGATGCCGACGAGGTGAGTTTCGACCGCTCCGCGATGACGCTGCGGGCGCGGCGCCGCCGGGCGCTGCACGCCATCACGCTGTCCGAAGCGCCGCTGGCGCTGGCGCCGTCTGAGGGCACCGCCCGGGTGCTGGCCGATGGTTTGATTGCCGCCGGGCTCGACCGGCTGCCATGGTCGAAGCAGCTTCAGCAATGGCGCGGCCGGGTGATGTTCCTGCGCAAGGCCGAGGGCGAACCCTGGCCTGATTTGTCGGATGCCGCCCTCGCCGACACGCGGGAAGACTGGCTGGTGCCTGCGCTGTTCGACAAGACCGGGCTGAAGGATTTTTCCGCTTCCGACCTGTCCGACGCCCTGATGAACCTGCTGCCGTGGGACCTGCGCGTCCGGCTCGAGCGCGAGGCGCCGACGCATTTCGAGGCGCCCACCGGCTCGAAGCTGCCGATCGATTACGAGGCCGAACAGGGCCCAACCATCGCGGTGCGGCTGCAGGAATTGTTCGGGCTGACCATCCATCCCTCGGTCGCCGGCGGCGCGGTGCCGCTCGTGCTGGAGCTGCTTTCGCCGGCGCATCGCCCGGTGCAGGTCACGCGCGACCTGCCCGGCTTCTGGCGCGGCTCTTACGCCGGCGTGCGGACCGATCTGCGCGGCCGCTATCCGCGCCATCCATGGCCGGAAGACCCGGCCTCGGCGCCGCCGACCCGCCGAGCCAAGCCGAAAGGCACCTGA
- a CDS encoding TIGR02281 family clan AA aspartic protease, which produces MRSILIFAAALVVLGTVMAQIADRIAPAPAQAHAAPPGTIGMLAASDGGRRNLSIARDPRGHFRTDGRIDGQRLTFMVDTGASAVALNESSAARFGLRPSRGDYTTQVSTANGQVKAARARIAMLDIGGLIVRDVDALVLPDEALSENLLGLSYLSRLKRFAYADGRMVLEQ; this is translated from the coding sequence ATGCGTAGCATTTTGATTTTCGCCGCGGCTCTCGTGGTGCTCGGCACCGTGATGGCCCAAATCGCCGACCGGATCGCTCCGGCCCCGGCGCAGGCGCACGCCGCGCCCCCCGGCACCATCGGCATGTTGGCCGCCTCCGACGGCGGTCGCCGCAACCTCAGCATCGCCCGCGATCCGCGCGGCCATTTCCGCACCGACGGACGAATCGACGGGCAGCGGCTGACCTTCATGGTCGACACCGGCGCATCTGCGGTGGCGTTGAACGAGAGCTCGGCGGCACGGTTCGGCCTGCGTCCGTCGCGCGGCGACTACACCACGCAGGTGTCGACGGCGAACGGCCAGGTCAAAGCCGCGCGCGCCCGGATCGCGATGCTCGACATCGGCGGACTGATCGTGCGCGACGTCGATGCGCTGGTGCTACCCGACGAGGCGCTGTCGGAAAATCTGCTCGGTCTGTCGTATCTGTCGCGGCTGAAGCGGTTCGCCTATGCGGACGGCCGGATGGTGCTCGAGCAATAG
- the yddG gene encoding aromatic amino acid exporter YddG, which yields MTPRVATLIGLSAILMWSLLAVMTVATGTIPPFQLAAMTFAIGAAAAAVGWIARPQAVRALRQPPLVWAVGVGGLFGYHALYFVALRLAPPAEAGLLNYLWPLLIVLFSSLLPGERLMPHHLAGALLGLAGTVLLFTGNGAALERAYLPGLAAAFVAAFVWASYSVLSRRLSAVPTDAVAGFCFVTALLAAAVHVLIEATAWPETALQWVAIVALGIGPVGAAFYAWDIGMKRGDIRVLGAASYATPLLSTAFLIVAGYARPTATLAVAALLIAGGGLLAAKDMLKRG from the coding sequence GTGACGCCGCGCGTCGCCACGCTGATCGGGCTGTCGGCGATCCTGATGTGGTCGCTGCTCGCGGTGATGACGGTCGCGACCGGCACCATTCCGCCATTCCAGCTCGCCGCGATGACGTTTGCGATCGGTGCGGCTGCCGCAGCGGTGGGATGGATCGCGCGGCCGCAGGCGGTGCGCGCGTTGCGCCAGCCGCCGCTGGTGTGGGCGGTCGGTGTCGGCGGTCTGTTCGGCTATCACGCGCTGTATTTCGTTGCGCTGCGGCTGGCGCCGCCGGCCGAGGCGGGGCTGCTGAACTATCTGTGGCCGCTGCTGATCGTGCTGTTCTCGTCGCTGCTGCCGGGCGAGCGGCTGATGCCGCATCACCTGGCCGGTGCGCTGCTGGGGCTCGCCGGTACCGTGCTGCTGTTCACCGGCAACGGCGCGGCGCTCGAGCGGGCCTATCTGCCGGGTCTCGCCGCCGCTTTCGTCGCGGCTTTCGTTTGGGCGAGCTATTCGGTGCTGTCGCGCCGGCTGAGTGCGGTGCCGACCGATGCGGTTGCCGGTTTCTGCTTCGTCACTGCGCTGCTCGCCGCGGCGGTCCATGTGCTGATCGAAGCGACGGCGTGGCCGGAAACTGCCCTGCAATGGGTCGCGATCGTGGCGCTCGGCATCGGTCCGGTGGGGGCTGCGTTCTATGCCTGGGATATCGGCATGAAGCGCGGCGACATTCGCGTGCTCGGGGCTGCGTCCTACGCCACGCCGCTGCTGTCGACCGCCTTTCTGATCGTCGCCGGCTATGCCCGGCCGACCGCGACGCTCGCGGTGGCGGCGCTGCTGATCGCCGGCGGCGGATTGCTGGCAGCCAAGGACATGCTGAAACGCGGCTGA
- the phbB gene encoding acetoacetyl-CoA reductase, with product MARVALVTGGTRGIGAAISKALKAAGNEVAASYAGNDSAAEKFKNETGIPVFKWDVSSFDACAEGVKKVEAELGPVDILVNNAGITRDGAFHKMTLEQWNAVINTNLGSLFNMTRQVIEGMRARKFGRIVNISSINGQKGQFGQVNYSAAKAGDIGFTKALALENARGGITVNAICPGYINTEMVQAVPKDVLEKAILPLIPCNRLGEAEEIARAVVFLAGDEAGYITGSTLTINGGQYMV from the coding sequence ATGGCGCGGGTGGCGTTGGTGACGGGGGGAACGCGTGGAATCGGTGCAGCAATCAGCAAGGCGTTGAAGGCGGCGGGCAATGAGGTTGCTGCGTCTTATGCCGGCAACGATTCGGCCGCGGAGAAGTTCAAGAACGAGACGGGTATTCCGGTATTTAAATGGGACGTGAGTTCGTTCGATGCCTGCGCCGAGGGCGTCAAGAAGGTCGAGGCCGAACTCGGGCCGGTCGACATTCTGGTCAACAATGCCGGCATCACCCGCGACGGCGCCTTTCACAAGATGACGCTCGAGCAATGGAATGCGGTGATCAACACCAATCTCGGCTCGCTGTTCAACATGACTCGGCAGGTGATCGAAGGCATGCGTGCGCGCAAGTTCGGCCGCATCGTCAACATCTCGTCGATCAACGGTCAGAAGGGACAGTTCGGCCAGGTCAACTATTCGGCCGCGAAGGCCGGCGACATCGGTTTCACCAAAGCGCTGGCGCTGGAGAATGCCCGCGGCGGCATCACGGTGAATGCGATCTGTCCCGGCTACATCAACACCGAGATGGTGCAGGCGGTGCCGAAGGACGTGCTGGAAAAAGCGATCCTGCCGCTGATCCCGTGCAACCGGCTCGGCGAAGCCGAGGAAATCGCGCGCGCGGTGGTGTTCCTCGCCGGCGACGAGGCCGGCTACATCACCGGATCGACCCTGACCATCAACGGCGGTCAATACATGGTGTGA